The Sphingobium aromaticiconvertens genome has a segment encoding these proteins:
- a CDS encoding efflux RND transporter periplasmic adaptor subunit, translating into MTLDKAVLRWGASILAVALLAGGTGYWAGHRQAPQSEATTPAGAGKVLYWYDPMFPNQKFDKPGKSPFMDMQLVPRYADGGSAGAAPTVAVDPAARQSLGLRVVAAKMGSLASALEVTGTIDFNQRDVAVIQARSGGFVSRVYARAPGDVVRAGAPIADLLLPEWGGAQTEYLSVRRLGKPDLTAAARQRLRLMGMSDGLIASVERSGRPNGVVTITTPISGTIQTLDARAGVTLAMGQTLAQVSGLGTVWLNAAVPEARAGDVRVGQNASATLASFPGERFAGRVIAILPTTQADSRTLTVRIVLPNRDGRLRPGMFATVALGGDAKPALLVPSEAVIRTGKRTLVMLVAGDGRYHPAEVRIGREAGGETEILAGLSPGENVVASGQFLIDSEASLSGIEARPIGGGAASATLAAPASKATLYETTGKIERITANSVTLSHEPVPALDWPAMTMTFALADPGIARGFRAGDRVRFGFDRPPAGPTLRHMAKVAGR; encoded by the coding sequence ATGACGCTCGATAAAGCCGTGCTGCGCTGGGGCGCATCGATCCTGGCTGTCGCGCTGCTGGCCGGCGGCACAGGCTATTGGGCAGGCCATCGCCAGGCACCGCAATCGGAGGCGACCACGCCCGCCGGGGCAGGCAAAGTCCTTTACTGGTACGATCCGATGTTCCCCAACCAGAAGTTCGACAAGCCCGGCAAGTCGCCCTTCATGGATATGCAGCTCGTGCCGCGATACGCGGACGGAGGAAGCGCCGGCGCGGCCCCCACGGTCGCCGTCGATCCCGCCGCGCGGCAGAGCCTGGGATTGCGGGTCGTCGCGGCGAAGATGGGCAGCCTTGCCTCGGCCCTCGAGGTCACCGGCACGATCGACTTCAACCAGCGCGACGTCGCCGTCATCCAGGCGCGTTCGGGCGGGTTCGTGAGCCGCGTCTATGCGCGAGCGCCCGGGGACGTGGTCCGCGCCGGCGCGCCGATCGCGGACCTGCTCCTGCCCGAATGGGGCGGCGCGCAGACCGAATATCTGAGCGTCAGGCGGCTCGGCAAGCCCGATCTCACCGCGGCTGCGCGCCAGCGGCTGCGGCTGATGGGCATGTCCGACGGCCTCATCGCCAGCGTGGAGCGGAGCGGTCGGCCGAACGGCGTGGTGACGATCACGACGCCGATCTCGGGCACGATCCAGACGCTCGACGCCCGTGCCGGCGTGACGCTCGCCATGGGCCAGACGCTCGCCCAGGTGAGCGGGCTCGGCACCGTCTGGCTCAACGCCGCGGTGCCCGAAGCGCGCGCGGGCGATGTCCGCGTGGGCCAAAATGCCAGCGCCACGCTGGCGAGCTTCCCCGGCGAGCGCTTCGCTGGCCGGGTGATCGCGATCCTGCCGACCACGCAGGCCGACAGCCGCACGCTCACCGTGCGGATCGTGCTGCCCAACCGCGACGGCCGGTTGCGGCCGGGCATGTTCGCCACCGTCGCGCTTGGCGGCGATGCCAAGCCGGCGCTGCTGGTGCCGAGCGAGGCGGTGATCCGCACGGGCAAGCGCACGCTCGTCATGCTCGTCGCAGGCGACGGGCGCTATCATCCCGCCGAGGTCCGTATCGGCCGCGAGGCGGGCGGCGAGACCGAGATCCTTGCCGGCCTGTCGCCCGGCGAGAACGTCGTCGCCTCGGGGCAGTTCCTGATCGACTCCGAGGCGAGCCTGTCGGGAATCGAGGCGCGGCCGATCGGCGGCGGTGCGGCATCGGCGACCCTCGCCGCGCCGGCATCGAAAGCCACGCTGTACGAGACGACAGGCAAGATCGAGCGGATCACGGCCAATTCGGTGACGCTCAGCCACGAGCCGGTCCCCGCGCTCGACTGGCCAGCGATGACGATGACCTTCGCACTCGCCGATCCGGGCATCGCGCGCGGCTTCAGGGCGGGTGACCGGGTTCGGTTCGGGTTCGACCGCCCCCCGGCGGGACCAACGCTGCGGCATATGGCGAAGGTGGCGGGCCGATGA
- a CDS encoding type II restriction endonuclease — translation MTQPASTSLPTTHHDLLSELVRRWRDDPGATYRSWFLWDERLKNFRSIRRGLQQVVAEIESGRFGVAYRGSSLETVVHSIAEQRQIFKGADHAWLWKPKLRIPDIYESPDNQRAFGRLLDNCSCCDTAEEIISHIRSIDALKIKGLGPAAANLLYFLHPTLVPPFNTAIVKGYNAVTGAKVKLGSWDHFLAMRAGILDLNDRYRELLSNDLGAIGGLLFDIGSGRYPAPPLEDDATAADDWLGRLEHARAEASRLDKTTAAQGETDRTHTEIQAWLRDLGHELGYDVWIAANDRGRLHAGCPLGQGCLERLPDAIATSPGADSIRLIDVLWLAKGGDGVAAAFEVEHSTSIYSGIVRMLDLALSGSDLHAAAGLFLVAPNAREQDVRAQLRRPAFSRIADLDFAYLPYGELEKNKDAIARFGSGLKAIKAISSPLP, via the coding sequence ATGACCCAGCCAGCATCGACCTCGTTACCCACGACTCATCACGATCTCTTGAGCGAGCTTGTCCGTCGTTGGCGAGACGATCCCGGCGCCACCTATCGCTCCTGGTTTCTGTGGGATGAACGGCTGAAAAACTTCCGCTCCATCCGTCGCGGGCTGCAGCAGGTGGTCGCGGAAATCGAAAGCGGGCGGTTTGGCGTCGCCTATCGCGGCTCGTCACTGGAAACGGTTGTCCACTCGATCGCCGAACAGCGGCAGATCTTCAAGGGCGCCGACCATGCCTGGCTGTGGAAGCCCAAGCTGCGCATTCCAGATATCTACGAAAGCCCGGACAATCAGCGGGCGTTCGGCCGCCTGCTCGACAATTGCTCGTGCTGCGATACCGCCGAGGAGATCATCAGCCACATCCGCAGCATAGACGCGCTCAAGATCAAGGGGCTGGGGCCGGCGGCGGCCAACCTGCTCTATTTCCTTCACCCGACGCTGGTGCCGCCCTTCAATACCGCGATCGTCAAGGGCTACAACGCCGTCACCGGCGCCAAGGTGAAGCTCGGCTCATGGGATCATTTTCTCGCCATGCGCGCCGGCATCCTCGACCTCAACGACCGCTACCGCGAGCTACTCTCCAACGATCTCGGCGCGATTGGCGGACTGTTGTTCGACATTGGCTCGGGCCGCTATCCGGCGCCACCGCTGGAGGATGACGCAACGGCGGCCGACGACTGGCTCGGCAGATTGGAACATGCCAGAGCGGAGGCAAGCCGGCTCGACAAGACAACCGCCGCGCAGGGCGAAACCGATCGTACGCATACGGAAATCCAGGCCTGGCTGCGCGACCTCGGCCACGAGCTCGGTTACGATGTCTGGATCGCCGCCAATGACCGCGGTCGGCTTCACGCCGGCTGTCCACTTGGACAGGGATGCCTCGAGCGCCTTCCAGACGCCATTGCGACCTCTCCCGGAGCGGACTCGATCCGCCTCATCGACGTATTGTGGCTGGCGAAGGGTGGCGACGGCGTCGCCGCCGCGTTCGAGGTTGAACATTCGACCTCGATCTACTCGGGGATCGTCCGCATGCTCGATCTGGCGCTGTCGGGAAGCGATCTGCACGCTGCCGCCGGGCTGTTCCTGGTCGCACCAAATGCGCGCGAGCAGGACGTCCGCGCGCAACTGCGTCGCCCGGCGTTCAGCCGCATCGCCGATCTCGACTTTGCCTATCTGCCTTATGGCGAGCTGGAAAAGAACAAGGACGCCATCGCCCGGTTCGGGTCCGGTCTGAAAGCGATCAAGGCAATCTCCAGTCCTCTACCGTGA
- a CDS encoding efflux RND transporter permease subunit: MIAHLIRWSVRNRFFVLIGMLALVGAGLWAVRSTPIDALPDLSDVQVVIRTSYPGQAPQIVESQVTYPLTTTMLSVPGAKTVRGYSFFGDSFVYVIFEDGTDLYWARSRVLEYLNQVQGRLPASARSALGPDATGVGWVYEYALVDRTSRHDLSQLRGLQDWFLRYELKTVTGVAEVASIGGMVRQYQILLDPVKLAAYGVTHAQAVEAIRQANQEAGGSVLELAEAEYMVRASGYLKTLDDFRAIPLKTAAGGVPVRLGDVANIQIGPEMRRGIAELNGEGEVAGGVVILRSGKNARETIAAVKDKLADLKRSLPPGVEVVTVYDRSQLIDRAVENLTHKLVEEFVVVALVCALFLWHVRSALVAILTLPLGVLAAFVVMRYQGVNANIMSLGGIAIAIGAMVDAAVVMIENAHKKIERWEQEQPGTHLDRETRWIVVTEAAAEVGPALFFSLLIITLSFIPVFTLEAQEGRLFAPLAFTKTYAMGAAAILSVTLVPILMGWLIRGRIPAEQTNPVNRWLTDLYRPAIDWTMKRPKTVLLIAALVFATTAWPLSRLGGEFMPSLDEGDLLYMPSALPGLSTAKASELLQQTDRLIRTVPEVESVFGKAGRAETATDPAPLEMFETTIQFKPRDQWRPGMTPEKLVDELDRRVKLPGLANIWVPPIRNRIDMLATGIKSPIGLKVSGSDLAELDRIAHDVETVARTVPGVSSALAERLTGGRYVDVDIDRAAAARFGLNIADVQAIVSGAIGGETIGETVEGRARYPISVRYPRELRDSLEGLRALPILTPAGQQITLGTVANVSIAEGPPMLKTENARPSTWVYVDVRWRDLASVVGDLQRAVAKQVRLSPGVSIAYSGQFEYLERAVDRLKLVVPATLLIIFVLLYLIFGRFDEAALIMGTLPFALTGGIWTLYLLGFNQSVATGVGFIALAGVSAEFGVVMLIYLKNALAERGAHPDAAEVEAAVREGALLRVRPKAMTVAVILAGLLPILLGSGAGSEVMSRIAAPMIGGMLTAPLLSMFVLPAAYLLLRRPKTDPIPQPASS, translated from the coding sequence ATGATCGCCCATCTCATCCGCTGGTCGGTCAGGAACCGCTTCTTCGTTCTGATCGGGATGCTGGCGCTGGTCGGCGCGGGCCTGTGGGCGGTGCGCTCGACCCCGATCGATGCCCTCCCCGATCTCTCGGACGTGCAGGTCGTGATCCGCACCAGCTATCCCGGCCAGGCGCCGCAGATCGTCGAGAGCCAGGTCACCTATCCGCTCACCACCACCATGTTGTCGGTGCCCGGGGCAAAGACCGTGCGGGGCTACAGCTTCTTCGGCGACAGCTTCGTCTATGTGATCTTCGAGGATGGCACCGATCTCTACTGGGCGCGCAGCCGCGTGCTCGAATATCTGAACCAAGTGCAGGGGCGCCTGCCGGCGAGCGCGCGCAGCGCGCTCGGGCCCGACGCGACCGGGGTTGGCTGGGTCTATGAATATGCGCTTGTAGACCGCACCAGCCGGCATGACCTGTCGCAGCTGCGCGGCTTGCAGGACTGGTTCCTGCGCTATGAGCTCAAGACCGTGACCGGCGTCGCCGAGGTCGCCAGCATCGGCGGCATGGTCAGGCAGTATCAGATACTGCTCGATCCGGTGAAGCTCGCTGCATACGGCGTCACTCATGCCCAGGCGGTCGAGGCGATCCGGCAGGCCAATCAGGAAGCGGGCGGGTCGGTGCTCGAGCTGGCCGAAGCCGAATATATGGTGCGCGCCTCGGGCTATCTGAAGACGCTCGACGATTTCCGCGCGATCCCCTTGAAGACGGCGGCCGGCGGCGTGCCGGTTCGGCTCGGCGACGTCGCCAATATCCAGATCGGCCCCGAGATGCGGCGGGGCATCGCCGAGCTGAACGGCGAAGGCGAGGTCGCAGGCGGCGTCGTCATCCTGCGCTCGGGCAAGAATGCGCGGGAGACGATCGCGGCGGTCAAGGACAAGCTCGCCGACCTCAAGAGGAGCCTGCCGCCGGGCGTCGAGGTGGTGACGGTCTATGACCGCTCGCAGCTCATCGACCGCGCCGTCGAAAACCTCACCCACAAGCTGGTCGAGGAGTTCGTCGTCGTGGCCCTGGTCTGTGCGCTCTTCCTCTGGCATGTCCGCTCGGCGCTGGTCGCGATCCTCACCCTTCCCTTGGGCGTTCTCGCCGCCTTCGTCGTGATGCGCTACCAGGGCGTCAACGCCAACATCATGTCGCTCGGCGGCATCGCCATCGCGATCGGCGCGATGGTCGATGCCGCCGTGGTCATGATCGAGAACGCCCACAAGAAGATCGAGCGCTGGGAGCAGGAGCAGCCGGGTACGCATCTCGACCGCGAGACGCGCTGGATCGTCGTCACCGAGGCGGCGGCCGAGGTCGGGCCGGCTTTGTTCTTCAGCCTGCTGATCATCACGCTCTCGTTCATCCCGGTGTTCACGCTGGAAGCCCAGGAAGGCCGGCTGTTCGCGCCGCTCGCCTTCACCAAGACCTACGCGATGGGCGCCGCCGCGATCCTGTCGGTGACCCTGGTGCCGATCCTGATGGGCTGGCTGATCCGGGGGAGGATCCCGGCCGAGCAGACCAATCCGGTCAATCGCTGGCTGACCGATCTCTACCGGCCTGCGATCGACTGGACGATGAAGCGGCCCAAGACGGTGCTGCTGATCGCGGCTTTGGTGTTCGCGACCACCGCCTGGCCGCTCAGCCGGCTCGGCGGCGAATTCATGCCCAGCCTCGACGAGGGCGACCTGCTCTACATGCCCTCAGCCCTGCCCGGTCTCTCGACCGCCAAGGCGAGCGAGCTGCTCCAGCAGACCGACCGGCTGATCAGGACGGTGCCGGAGGTCGAAAGCGTGTTCGGCAAGGCGGGGCGCGCCGAGACCGCGACCGACCCCGCCCCGCTCGAGATGTTCGAGACGACCATCCAGTTCAAGCCCCGCGACCAGTGGCGGCCGGGCATGACACCCGAGAAGCTGGTCGACGAGCTCGATCGCAGGGTGAAGCTCCCGGGGCTCGCCAATATCTGGGTGCCGCCGATCCGCAACCGGATCGACATGCTGGCGACCGGCATCAAGAGCCCGATCGGGCTCAAGGTGTCGGGCAGTGATCTCGCCGAGCTCGACCGGATCGCCCATGATGTCGAGACGGTGGCCAGGACCGTGCCGGGCGTCAGCTCGGCGCTTGCCGAGCGGCTGACCGGCGGACGCTATGTCGATGTCGACATCGACCGCGCCGCCGCCGCGCGGTTCGGGCTCAACATCGCCGACGTCCAGGCCATCGTCTCGGGCGCGATCGGCGGCGAGACGATCGGCGAGACGGTGGAGGGCCGCGCCCGCTATCCGATCAGCGTGCGCTATCCGCGCGAATTGCGCGACAGCCTCGAAGGGCTGCGGGCGCTACCGATCCTGACGCCCGCGGGCCAGCAGATCACCTTGGGCACCGTGGCAAACGTCTCGATCGCCGAGGGTCCGCCGATGCTCAAGACCGAGAATGCCCGGCCTTCGACCTGGGTCTATGTCGATGTGCGCTGGCGCGATCTTGCCTCGGTGGTCGGCGATCTGCAGCGTGCGGTGGCGAAACAGGTCAGGCTCTCGCCTGGGGTCAGCATCGCTTACTCTGGCCAGTTCGAATATCTCGAGCGCGCGGTCGACCGCTTGAAGCTGGTCGTGCCCGCGACGCTGCTGATCATCTTCGTGCTGCTCTACCTCATCTTCGGCCGCTTCGACGAGGCGGCGCTGATCATGGGGACGCTGCCGTTTGCGCTGACCGGCGGCATCTGGACGCTTTATCTGCTCGGGTTCAACCAGTCGGTCGCCACCGGGGTCGGGTTCATCGCGCTCGCCGGCGTCTCCGCCGAGTTCGGGGTGGTGATGCTGATCTATCTCAAGAACGCGCTGGCCGAGCGCGGCGCACATCCGGACGCTGCCGAGGTCGAGGCCGCCGTGCGCGAAGGCGCGCTGCTGCGCGTCCGCCCCAAGGCGATGACGGTGGCGGTGATCCTGGCCGGCCTGCTGCCGATCCTGCTCGGGTCGGGCGCGGGTTCGGAGGTCATGAGCCGGATCGCGGCGCCCATGATCGGCGGCATGCTGACCGCGCCACTGCTGTCGATGTTCGTCTTGCCCGCCGCCTACCTGCTGTTGCGCCGGCCCAAGACCGATCCCATCCCTCAACCCGCTTCATCATGA
- a CDS encoding copper-binding protein yields MNHVRLTIALGLAALTAACGKKAEAPVATETNEAAHAATMSGDMGNMSMAPDANAAIKAKGHGTVTAIDKAAGTITLDHGPIPEAKWPAMTMAFKAAPSITDAVKVGDKVDFDLSLKGSDGEVTAIAKQ; encoded by the coding sequence ATGAACCATGTACGACTGACCATTGCCCTCGGCCTCGCCGCCCTGACTGCCGCGTGCGGCAAGAAGGCGGAGGCCCCCGTTGCGACTGAGACCAACGAGGCGGCGCACGCCGCGACCATGAGCGGCGACATGGGCAACATGTCGATGGCGCCTGACGCGAACGCCGCGATCAAGGCCAAGGGCCATGGCACCGTCACCGCGATCGACAAGGCGGCAGGCACGATCACGCTCGATCATGGTCCGATCCCGGAGGCCAAGTGGCCGGCGATGACGATGGCGTTCAAGGCCGCGCCGTCGATCACCGATGCGGTCAAGGTCGGCGACAAGGTCGATTTCGACCTCTCGCTCAAGGGCAGCGATGGCGAGGTCACCGCGATCGCAAAGCAGTGA